A single window of Mugil cephalus isolate CIBA_MC_2020 chromosome 1, CIBA_Mcephalus_1.1, whole genome shotgun sequence DNA harbors:
- the LOC124996593 gene encoding tumor necrosis factor receptor superfamily member 14-like — protein sequence MDHPNGLNSCFQCTSCDSVQGLFAKQNCTDKSDTVCDVVRGYYCRTVAEHDGCSSAERHSKCSSGQRIKVPGTSRSDTVCEGCSPGYFSKDGVNCTAWTTCSENQVKEEEGSLITDVVCSSASRHHYTFIGSFVLLVICSIFVAALAKSQE from the exons ATGGACCATCCCAATGGGCTGAATAGCTGTTTCCAGTGTACTTCCTGTGATTCAG tcCAGGGTCTCTTTGCCAAGCAGAATTGTACAGACAAGTCAGACACGGTGTGTGATGTTGTGAGAGGATACTACTGCAGGACTGTGGCTGAACATGATGGATGTAGTTCAGCAGAGAGACATTCAAAATGTTCATCTGGCCAGAGGATAAAAGTACCTG gAACCAGCAGAAGTGACACAGTGTGTGAAGGTTGTTCACCAGGATATTTTTCAAAGGATGGAGTGAACTGCACAGCTTGGACAAC TTGCTCTGAAAACCAAgtgaaggaagaagagggaagTCTAATTACTGACGTTGTCTGCAGCAGCGCATCAAGACACCACTACACTTTCATTGGatcttttgttcttcttgtcaTTTGCTCAATATTTGTTGCAGCTTTGGCAAAGAG ccAAGAGTAG